One Mycolicibacterium fortuitum subsp. fortuitum genomic window carries:
- a CDS encoding cytochrome P450, whose protein sequence is MKQPVLQDFSYDPFDPEVMANPLPYYRVLRDEYPVYYIDRWDTYALSRFDDIWNMLGVNDGTFVASEGTLPAANVLAHRNDGPVPDPPLHPMPFHANFDSPLYENVRRCTSAQFRPRSAAKLADKIRTLANERLDELLPRGRFDLTQDYGGIVAAAMVCEFVGLPVDLAPEVLATVNAGSLAQPGEGVEVGNARPGYLSYLTPIIERRRAEGHDGSVPIADALIEHRLPDGSAFGDVEAAVQMLGVFIGGTETVPKITATGLWQLLRHPDQLAAVRADLDGNVPIAREEIIRHSAPAQWFARTVRRPYTVHGTTINPGQRIITLLASAARDEREYENPDDFVWDRRIERLLSFGHGQHFCLGVHVARLEITIMVQEFLKRVPDYHIDETAASRPPSSFQWGWNNIPVEV, encoded by the coding sequence ATGAAACAGCCTGTGTTGCAGGATTTCAGCTACGACCCGTTCGACCCGGAAGTGATGGCGAACCCGCTGCCGTACTACCGGGTCCTGCGCGACGAGTACCCGGTGTACTACATCGACAGGTGGGACACCTACGCGCTGTCCCGGTTCGACGACATCTGGAACATGCTCGGGGTCAACGACGGAACCTTTGTCGCCTCTGAGGGGACGCTGCCGGCCGCCAACGTCTTGGCGCACCGCAACGACGGCCCGGTGCCGGATCCGCCGCTGCACCCGATGCCCTTCCACGCCAACTTCGATTCGCCGTTGTACGAGAACGTGCGGCGCTGCACCTCGGCGCAGTTCCGTCCGCGCTCGGCGGCCAAGCTGGCCGACAAGATCCGGACACTGGCCAACGAACGCCTCGACGAGTTGCTGCCGCGCGGCAGGTTCGACCTGACCCAGGATTACGGCGGCATCGTGGCCGCCGCGATGGTGTGTGAATTCGTGGGCTTACCCGTCGATCTCGCGCCCGAGGTGCTGGCGACAGTCAACGCGGGCAGCCTCGCGCAGCCCGGCGAGGGGGTCGAGGTCGGCAATGCCCGCCCCGGCTACCTGTCGTATCTGACTCCGATCATCGAGCGGCGGCGCGCGGAAGGCCACGACGGCAGCGTGCCGATCGCCGATGCCCTGATCGAGCACCGGCTGCCAGACGGGTCGGCCTTCGGGGACGTGGAAGCCGCCGTGCAAATGCTCGGCGTGTTCATCGGCGGCACCGAGACGGTCCCGAAGATCACCGCGACCGGACTGTGGCAGCTGCTGCGGCATCCTGACCAATTGGCCGCGGTGCGTGCTGATCTCGACGGCAACGTGCCGATTGCGCGTGAGGAGATCATCCGGCACAGCGCCCCCGCGCAATGGTTCGCCAGAACCGTGAGGCGGCCGTACACCGTGCACGGCACGACCATCAATCCCGGGCAGCGCATCATCACACTGCTGGCTTCGGCGGCTAGGGACGAACGCGAGTACGAGAATCCGGACGACTTCGTATGGGATCGGCGCATCGAACGGCTGTTGTCGTTCGGACACGGACAGCACTTCTGCCTGGGAGTGCACGTGGCTCGCCTGGAGATCACCATCATGGTCCAGGAGTTCCTCAAACGCGTGCCCGATTATCACATCGACGAGACCGCGGCATCGCGGCCGCCGTCCAGCTTCCAGTGGGGCTGGAACAACATCCCGGTGGAGGTGTGA
- a CDS encoding zinc-binding dehydrogenase, giving the protein MWSYRLVAPYTFERQEISEPSPESLADGQVLLDFLAAGICGSDLPGFRGTQGKLPGDTGCCAAEMNGFPIHEIVGEVLASRHPDHRPGDRVVGWASGFDGLMGRVIADGSGLVPYDPALPPELAVGLQPLACVLYAVEQLPDLEGRHVAVIGQGSIGLLFSYVAKAFGAARVTGVDPVDRSSVSTRFGVDHAVRATSDRWIRHLGPDSKPDVVIEAVGHQVATLNHALEAAAFGGTVFYFGVPDDDSYPISMRAMLRNNLTLKSGVTLDRQRVLRRADEFAREHPDLLPGYVTHTFGSDDVQAAFELACRPVSERVKIAITR; this is encoded by the coding sequence GTGTGGTCGTATCGGCTCGTGGCTCCGTACACGTTTGAGCGGCAAGAAATTTCAGAACCGTCGCCGGAATCGTTGGCCGACGGCCAGGTGCTGCTCGACTTCCTGGCCGCCGGGATCTGTGGCAGCGACCTGCCCGGGTTCCGTGGCACCCAGGGAAAACTGCCGGGCGACACCGGATGCTGCGCAGCGGAGATGAACGGCTTCCCGATCCACGAGATCGTGGGCGAGGTACTGGCGAGCCGCCATCCGGACCACCGGCCGGGGGACCGGGTGGTGGGTTGGGCGTCGGGGTTCGACGGTCTCATGGGCCGCGTGATCGCCGACGGCTCCGGGCTGGTGCCCTACGACCCCGCGCTGCCCCCCGAACTGGCGGTAGGCCTGCAACCGCTGGCATGTGTCCTGTACGCCGTCGAACAACTGCCTGACTTGGAAGGCCGTCACGTCGCGGTGATCGGTCAGGGTTCGATCGGGCTGCTGTTCTCCTATGTGGCAAAGGCTTTCGGGGCCGCGCGAGTTACCGGGGTGGACCCGGTTGACCGCTCTTCGGTGAGCACTCGCTTCGGCGTCGACCACGCGGTCCGGGCCACGAGCGACCGCTGGATCAGACACCTGGGGCCGGACAGTAAGCCTGATGTCGTCATCGAGGCCGTCGGGCACCAGGTCGCCACGCTCAATCACGCGTTGGAAGCCGCGGCCTTCGGCGGCACGGTGTTCTACTTCGGCGTACCCGATGACGACAGCTATCCGATCAGCATGCGCGCCATGCTGCGGAACAACCTGACCCTGAAATCCGGTGTCACGCTGGACCGGCAGCGTGTGCTGCGCCGGGCCGACGAGTTCGCTCGGGAACATCCCGACCTGCTTCCCGGCTATGTGACCCACACGTTCGGATCAGACGACGTGCAGGCGGCGTTCGAGCTGGCCTGCCGCCCCGTGTCCGAGCGCGTCAAGATCGCGATCACCCGATGA
- a CDS encoding HpcH/HpaI aldolase family protein, translating into MNPSRLQAALAANTQVWGGWVVGPTILGPEEFAAAGYHYVGFDVQHGYLDDADVALLVRRLEHVPIATAVRLPSADPAPIGRVLDAGADAVIIAMVESAAQAAAAVAATRYAPAGVRSFGPLRASLGHDTTELEARASVFAMIETAAGLSAADEICAVPGLTGIYVGPADLAISMGYQVSDAWTHPEVRAAMVKIHAAARAAGLVAGIHAGAGKLGKSMADLGFQMITLASESQALRRGATEHLAEATGNATPTERGGYN; encoded by the coding sequence ATGAACCCGAGCAGACTGCAAGCTGCGCTGGCCGCCAATACACAGGTCTGGGGCGGCTGGGTGGTCGGCCCGACGATCCTCGGTCCCGAGGAGTTCGCGGCGGCCGGATACCACTACGTCGGATTCGACGTCCAGCATGGATATCTCGACGATGCCGACGTGGCGCTGCTGGTCCGCCGGCTGGAGCACGTGCCGATCGCCACCGCGGTGCGGCTGCCCTCGGCGGACCCCGCGCCGATCGGCAGGGTGCTCGACGCAGGCGCCGACGCGGTGATCATCGCCATGGTGGAATCCGCCGCACAGGCCGCCGCCGCAGTGGCGGCCACGCGGTACGCCCCGGCGGGGGTCCGCAGCTTCGGACCGCTACGGGCTTCCCTCGGCCACGACACCACCGAGTTGGAAGCCAGGGCAAGCGTGTTCGCGATGATCGAGACTGCGGCGGGCCTGAGCGCCGCCGACGAGATCTGTGCGGTACCGGGCCTCACCGGCATCTATGTCGGCCCGGCCGATCTGGCGATCTCGATGGGTTACCAGGTCTCCGACGCCTGGACGCATCCGGAGGTGCGGGCGGCGATGGTCAAGATCCACGCCGCCGCCCGCGCGGCGGGATTGGTAGCGGGAATTCATGCTGGAGCGGGCAAGCTCGGAAAATCCATGGCCGACTTGGGCTTCCAGATGATCACGCTGGCCTCAGAATCTCAGGCGTTACGCCGCGGTGCCACCGAGCACCTCGCCGAGGCAACCGGAAACGCCACTCCCACCGAACGAGGAGGATACAACTGA
- a CDS encoding SDR family NAD(P)-dependent oxidoreductase — protein sequence MTGAARGQGAAIVRRLVADGYRVTAGDHLIDELTPTTTEFGDDVLAVELDVTSPEHWQTAVAATVARFGGLNALVNNAGVLHSASIAEETPDGFDSLWRVNCLGPFLGLQAALEPLRRADNAAVVNTCSTGAIRPFPHHAAYGSSKWALRGLTQVAAAELGRDGIRVNAIFPGPVETPMLDEPTQARLAERATLGRLGKPSEMADAVAFLLSDQAAFITGSELVIDGGQCLRIG from the coding sequence GTGACCGGTGCCGCACGCGGCCAGGGCGCAGCCATCGTCCGCCGGCTGGTGGCCGACGGTTACCGGGTGACCGCAGGGGATCACCTGATCGACGAACTCACCCCTACGACAACCGAGTTCGGTGACGATGTGTTGGCGGTCGAGTTGGACGTGACCTCGCCGGAGCACTGGCAGACCGCGGTAGCAGCCACCGTGGCCCGGTTCGGTGGACTCAACGCACTGGTGAACAACGCCGGTGTGCTGCACAGCGCCTCGATCGCCGAGGAAACTCCGGATGGTTTCGACAGTTTGTGGCGAGTGAACTGCCTCGGGCCCTTCCTTGGACTGCAGGCAGCGCTCGAGCCGCTGCGGCGGGCGGACAACGCCGCGGTGGTGAACACCTGCAGCACCGGGGCGATCCGTCCGTTTCCGCACCACGCGGCCTACGGTTCGTCGAAGTGGGCGCTCCGCGGGCTCACTCAGGTGGCTGCCGCGGAACTCGGCCGTGACGGGATCCGGGTCAACGCGATCTTTCCCGGACCCGTCGAGACGCCGATGCTGGACGAGCCCACCCAGGCTCGGCTGGCGGAGCGGGCTACGTTGGGGCGGCTGGGCAAGCCGAGTGAGATGGCCGACGCGGTGGCCTTCCTGTTGTCGGACCAGGCGGCATTCATCACCGGCTCCGAGCTCGTCATCGACGGCGGCCAATGTCTGCGGATCGGATGA
- a CDS encoding flavin-containing monooxygenase, with product MSADRMTQVPDSKLSVGIIGAGPGGLALGIFLQKAGFDDFTIFDREDGVGGTWRINTYPGLACDVKSHLYSYSFDLNPNWSRLWAGQPEILEYFESCAERYRLGPHLQLNTEITTARWDADAGNWVLTTGAGTQHRFDVVVSAIGLFTQPLQPDLTVEEPFTGTLMHTANWDHDVELEGARVAVLGTGSTASQVVPEIAKVAEKVYSVQRSPTWVLPKPDRPYTERERWLFAHVPFAKKIYRTRLWLRSESNIAVIENGSDKTQEFKAVALNLLESTVADEELRARLTPDHPLGCKRLVFSPDFIATLTRPNVEVVSSPARALRARSLVTADGRELDVDVVVCATGYAAADYLGQIEVTGENGASLHDTWTDGAFAYLGMAVPGFPNFFMLYGPNTNVGSNSVIFILEAQARYVVRALKHLRRKRKSYVAVRPSAMAAFLADIDRWMQGTVWLTRCSSYFRAPSGRVVTQWPRSARAFWSMTRRFRPADYTFEPPTNYPARVTAAADRTDG from the coding sequence ATGTCTGCGGATCGGATGACGCAGGTGCCCGATTCAAAGCTGTCGGTGGGGATCATCGGTGCCGGACCGGGTGGACTGGCCCTCGGAATCTTCTTGCAGAAGGCCGGCTTCGACGATTTCACCATCTTCGACCGCGAGGACGGAGTCGGCGGGACGTGGCGGATCAACACCTATCCGGGCTTGGCGTGCGACGTCAAATCGCACCTGTACTCGTATTCGTTCGATCTCAACCCCAACTGGAGCCGGTTGTGGGCCGGGCAACCGGAGATCCTGGAGTACTTCGAGAGTTGCGCCGAACGCTATCGGCTGGGCCCACATCTACAGTTGAACACCGAGATCACCACGGCACGATGGGATGCCGACGCCGGCAACTGGGTACTGACCACGGGGGCCGGGACACAACATCGCTTCGATGTGGTGGTCTCTGCGATCGGCCTTTTCACCCAGCCGCTGCAACCGGACCTGACGGTTGAGGAGCCGTTCACCGGTACCCTCATGCACACCGCAAACTGGGATCACGACGTCGAACTCGAGGGCGCGCGCGTGGCGGTCCTCGGGACCGGATCGACTGCCTCTCAGGTGGTTCCGGAGATCGCGAAGGTCGCGGAGAAGGTGTACTCGGTACAGCGCTCGCCAACCTGGGTGCTACCGAAGCCCGACCGTCCGTACACCGAGCGGGAACGCTGGTTGTTCGCCCATGTGCCGTTCGCGAAGAAGATCTACCGGACCCGGCTCTGGCTGCGCAGTGAGTCCAACATCGCCGTCATCGAGAACGGCAGTGACAAGACCCAGGAGTTCAAGGCGGTCGCGCTCAACCTCCTGGAATCCACCGTGGCCGACGAGGAGCTGAGAGCCCGGCTCACACCGGACCACCCGCTGGGGTGCAAGCGGTTGGTGTTCTCGCCTGATTTCATCGCGACCCTGACCCGTCCCAATGTCGAGGTGGTGTCCAGCCCGGCCCGTGCGCTGCGGGCCAGATCACTGGTCACCGCGGACGGCCGGGAACTCGACGTCGACGTGGTGGTGTGTGCCACCGGCTATGCCGCCGCCGATTACCTGGGGCAGATCGAAGTGACCGGCGAAAACGGGGCGTCGTTGCACGACACCTGGACAGACGGGGCATTCGCCTATCTCGGAATGGCGGTGCCGGGCTTCCCCAACTTCTTCATGCTCTACGGACCCAACACCAACGTAGGCTCCAACAGCGTCATCTTCATCTTGGAGGCCCAGGCCCGCTACGTGGTGCGGGCGCTCAAACATCTTCGCCGCAAACGTAAGTCCTACGTGGCGGTACGTCCGAGTGCGATGGCCGCTTTTCTCGCCGACATCGACCGGTGGATGCAGGGCACAGTGTGGTTGACGCGGTGCAGCAGCTACTTCCGGGCACCAAGCGGCCGGGTGGTGACCCAATGGCCGCGTAGTGCTCGCGCCTTCTGGTCGATGACCCGACGGTTCCGCCCGGCGGACTACACTTTCGAACCGCCCACCAACTACCCGGCCCGGGTCACCGCGGCCGCCGATCGGACGGACGGCTGA
- a CDS encoding alpha/beta hydrolase, giving the protein MAWLERLDPALHGFAEARTDLATDQLGAARTSLDQRRREAARVLDTPGVEIVGARVALGRRTIPVRIYRGGPSPSPAVVYCHSGAFVLGNLDTDQIQCVELARRARCTVISMDYRLAPEYPFPAGFDDAMVVLNWAATLADELDIDAGRIAVAGSSAGGGLAALLAQHSAAGSAPPIIFQSLHQPVLDDRPTRSKQEFSDTPGFDGPATAAMWRHYAGGREVPEAAVPARAAELAGVAPALITCAELDPLRDEALDYARRLLAEGVATELHLFPGTCHGFDSLVPEWEVSQQLFALQGAALRRALHG; this is encoded by the coding sequence ATGGCCTGGCTGGAGCGCCTCGACCCCGCATTGCACGGGTTTGCCGAGGCCCGGACCGACCTGGCCACCGATCAGCTGGGCGCGGCCCGTACCTCGTTGGACCAACGCCGCCGCGAGGCTGCGCGGGTCCTGGACACCCCGGGCGTGGAGATCGTCGGAGCCCGCGTCGCACTCGGCCGCCGAACGATCCCGGTACGCATCTATCGGGGCGGGCCGTCGCCGTCGCCCGCGGTGGTCTACTGCCATTCAGGTGCCTTCGTCCTGGGCAACCTCGACACCGATCAGATCCAGTGTGTGGAGTTGGCGCGAAGGGCTCGCTGCACGGTGATCTCGATGGACTACCGGTTGGCGCCCGAATATCCGTTCCCGGCCGGGTTCGACGACGCGATGGTGGTGCTCAACTGGGCCGCCACACTGGCCGACGAACTCGACATCGATGCCGGTCGCATTGCAGTGGCCGGGAGCAGTGCCGGCGGCGGGTTGGCTGCCTTGCTGGCCCAGCATTCCGCGGCCGGTTCGGCACCGCCGATCATCTTCCAGTCGCTGCACCAGCCGGTACTCGATGACCGGCCCACCCGGTCCAAACAGGAGTTCTCCGACACCCCGGGCTTCGACGGGCCGGCGACGGCGGCAATGTGGCGGCACTACGCCGGTGGCCGAGAGGTGCCGGAGGCGGCGGTGCCCGCCAGGGCGGCTGAGCTGGCCGGCGTGGCACCGGCGCTGATCACCTGCGCCGAACTCGATCCGCTGCGCGATGAGGCGCTCGACTATGCCCGCAGGCTGCTGGCCGAGGGCGTTGCCACCGAACTGCACCTTTTCCCGGGTACCTGCCATGGTTTCGATTCGCTGGTTCCCGAGTGGGAGGTCAGCCAACAACTTTTCGCACTTCAAGGGGCGGCATTGCGTCGTGCCCTGCATGGATGA
- a CDS encoding MinD/ParA family ATP-binding protein codes for MSADDDRLMYSGDAKHARDPLAYGGLDALLGGPVAALPNGRSRHGEARVSTPPIVLTSNFAAPREAEITTKLPPVPGRPISGSSSAGSWILEQPIPAAVPGEPRAIDNLSRVGVRSSVKMQPRRGWRRAVYVTTRLNLGLSRDELYELDLYARVRRTARESHQIGVFGLKGGVGKTAVTVALGSVLSAVRGDRILAVDADPAGGNLADRVGRQSAATVSDLLAAKDLSRYNDVRAYTSMNESKLEVLASDEYSGASRAFNDADWNAATAAVSKHYNLVLADCAADMFAPAGRGVLATVSSAVIVASASIDGARQAAVTMDWLRHNGYQDLLNRSCVVVNHVGPRKPNVNTGDLVHQFQKHVAPGRVFVLPWDKHIAAGTEIHFDLLRPAFRRRTLQLAAALSDDFDGGVGLA; via the coding sequence ATGTCGGCCGACGACGACCGGCTCATGTACTCCGGAGACGCCAAACACGCCAGGGACCCTCTGGCATACGGCGGGCTTGACGCGCTGCTGGGCGGGCCGGTTGCGGCGCTGCCCAACGGACGGTCCCGGCACGGAGAGGCCAGGGTCTCGACTCCTCCGATCGTTCTGACCTCGAATTTCGCCGCTCCGCGCGAAGCGGAGATCACCACCAAGCTCCCGCCGGTCCCGGGCCGCCCGATCAGCGGGTCGTCCTCGGCCGGGAGCTGGATCCTCGAGCAACCGATCCCGGCGGCCGTGCCCGGGGAGCCGCGCGCCATCGACAACCTCTCCCGCGTTGGCGTGCGCTCGTCGGTCAAGATGCAGCCTCGACGCGGCTGGCGACGGGCGGTCTACGTCACCACTCGTCTCAACCTCGGGCTGTCCCGCGACGAGCTGTACGAGCTGGATCTGTACGCCAGGGTGCGCCGCACGGCGCGGGAGTCCCATCAGATCGGTGTCTTCGGCCTCAAGGGCGGTGTGGGCAAGACCGCCGTCACGGTGGCGCTCGGATCTGTGCTGAGCGCGGTTCGCGGTGACCGGATCCTGGCCGTCGATGCCGATCCGGCCGGCGGCAACCTGGCCGACCGCGTCGGACGGCAGTCCGCGGCGACGGTGAGCGATCTGCTGGCGGCCAAGGACCTGTCGCGCTACAACGATGTCCGGGCTTACACGAGCATGAACGAATCGAAGCTCGAAGTGCTCGCCAGCGATGAGTACAGCGGGGCCAGCCGTGCCTTCAACGACGCGGACTGGAATGCGGCGACGGCCGCGGTGTCCAAGCACTACAACCTCGTGCTGGCCGATTGCGCGGCCGATATGTTCGCGCCTGCGGGTCGCGGCGTGCTGGCAACGGTCTCGAGCGCGGTCATCGTCGCCAGCGCCTCGATCGACGGCGCCCGCCAGGCCGCGGTGACCATGGACTGGCTGAGGCACAACGGCTACCAGGATCTGCTGAACCGTTCCTGTGTCGTGGTCAACCACGTCGGGCCTCGTAAACCCAACGTCAACACCGGTGATCTGGTGCATCAGTTCCAGAAGCACGTGGCCCCGGGGCGGGTGTTCGTGCTGCCGTGGGACAAGCACATCGCCGCGGGCACCGAGATTCACTTCGACCTGCTGCGTCCGGCGTTCCGGCGGCGCACGTTGCAGCTCGCAGCGGCACTCTCCGACGATTTCGACGGCGGGGTCGGGCTAGCCTGA
- a CDS encoding DUF427 domain-containing protein — translation MSLVAGRGPLSTHPAGWFFPPLAAGTVYIEPHPRRIQAFRGDVAELDTEHALMVHRAGHPLSYAFPVEEVGSLPHTPVAEAAGYVAVPWDAVDAWFEEGRRLVHYPPNPYHRIDCRPTRRSLRVTAGETVLVDTADTVIVFETALEPRLYVDPALVRTDLLQPSTTTSYCNYKGTATYWSAVLGDTVIADAAWSYPDTPPESLPIQGLLSFDATRVDVLAELPSSGTTATCGCEL, via the coding sequence ATGAGTCTCGTCGCAGGACGCGGCCCGTTGAGTACCCACCCGGCCGGTTGGTTCTTTCCGCCGCTCGCTGCCGGCACCGTATACATAGAGCCGCACCCGCGCCGCATCCAAGCGTTCCGCGGCGATGTCGCCGAGCTGGACACCGAACACGCCCTGATGGTGCACCGCGCCGGTCATCCACTCAGTTATGCGTTTCCGGTCGAGGAGGTCGGCAGCCTTCCGCATACGCCGGTGGCCGAGGCAGCCGGATACGTGGCAGTGCCCTGGGATGCCGTCGACGCGTGGTTCGAAGAAGGCCGCAGGCTCGTGCACTACCCCCCGAACCCGTACCACAGGATCGACTGTCGACCGACCCGCCGCAGCCTGCGGGTGACTGCCGGCGAGACGGTTCTGGTCGACACCGCCGACACGGTGATCGTCTTCGAGACAGCTCTGGAACCGCGGCTCTACGTGGACCCCGCCCTGGTCCGCACCGATCTCCTGCAGCCGAGCACTACGACGTCCTACTGCAACTACAAAGGCACCGCCACGTACTGGTCGGCGGTACTCGGCGACACTGTGATCGCCGACGCGGCGTGGAGTTACCCCGACACCCCGCCCGAGTCCCTGCCCATTCAGGGGCTGCTCAGCTTCGACGCGACACGCGTGGACGTGCTTGCCGAACTCCCCTCTTCCGGGACGACGGCCACGTGCGGCTGCGAACTCTGA
- a CDS encoding acyl-CoA thioesterase yields MSAQASVAGLLEVFDVTPTGPDRFAGVTGPAGTDGRRVAKGAQALGQAIVAVSKRFPDKTIRSAYAVFTRPVDIDSTVELALEVIHEGRSMATAVVTVAQGARLCATVTVMADMPAVDVINHHALRPDVETPDDAHPAPHAMAGHELRLVDVVDVNSPEEVGPPELFAWLRCDPIPDRDDLAKALLAYFTGQLGISTTMRPHHGVGTAQAHTTVSTALMSTSISFHEPVEWDGWLLYSHESTAAGHGMSYVRGQVHTEDGELLASFAQEGLIRPMRAVDTSIDAPARL; encoded by the coding sequence ATGTCGGCGCAGGCGTCTGTCGCGGGCCTGCTCGAGGTGTTCGATGTGACCCCCACCGGTCCGGATCGGTTCGCCGGCGTCACCGGGCCGGCCGGAACGGACGGCAGGCGGGTCGCCAAGGGCGCTCAGGCGTTGGGTCAGGCCATCGTCGCCGTGTCAAAGCGATTCCCGGACAAGACCATTCGTTCGGCGTATGCGGTCTTCACCAGACCTGTCGATATCGATTCCACGGTTGAGTTGGCGCTCGAGGTGATACATGAGGGCCGTTCGATGGCGACGGCCGTCGTCACCGTCGCGCAGGGTGCGCGTCTGTGCGCGACCGTGACCGTGATGGCGGACATGCCTGCAGTCGACGTGATCAACCACCACGCGCTACGGCCCGACGTCGAGACACCCGACGACGCCCATCCGGCCCCGCACGCCATGGCCGGCCATGAGCTGCGCCTGGTCGACGTGGTCGATGTCAACAGCCCTGAGGAGGTGGGGCCGCCTGAACTGTTCGCCTGGTTGCGCTGTGACCCGATCCCCGACCGCGACGACCTCGCCAAGGCACTGCTGGCGTACTTCACCGGCCAGCTCGGCATCTCGACGACGATGCGACCACACCACGGTGTCGGCACAGCGCAGGCACACACGACGGTGTCCACGGCGTTGATGTCGACATCGATCAGCTTCCATGAACCTGTCGAGTGGGACGGTTGGCTGCTCTACAGCCATGAGAGCACCGCGGCCGGACACGGGATGTCGTACGTCCGGGGTCAAGTGCACACCGAGGACGGTGAGCTGCTGGCGTCATTCGCCCAGGAGGGGCTGATTCGCCCGATGCGGGCGGTGGATACTTCGATCGATGCGCCGGCCCGGTTGTAG
- a CDS encoding DUF2631 domain-containing protein, which translates to MASTEVERNNGVDVEEVPSAAWGWSELNIKVIHLGGILSALFLLVMMRGNHVGHVEDWFLISFAVLILVAVARNIWMRRRGWIR; encoded by the coding sequence GTGGCCAGCACCGAAGTGGAGCGCAACAACGGCGTCGACGTCGAGGAAGTGCCGTCCGCAGCGTGGGGTTGGTCGGAACTGAACATCAAGGTTATCCACCTCGGCGGCATCCTGTCGGCGCTCTTCCTGCTCGTCATGATGCGCGGTAACCACGTCGGTCACGTCGAGGACTGGTTCCTCATCTCGTTCGCGGTGCTCATCCTGGTGGCCGTGGCTCGCAACATCTGGATGCGTCGCCGCGGCTGGATTCGCTAG
- a CDS encoding cryptochrome/photolyase family protein: MPTLLWFRRDLRCHDHPALLEAAQPDGEVLACYVLDPRLEASAGAPRLRYLYRALRALSESLDGRLLVTRGRPEERIPALARAISATSVHISQDYSPFGRRRDDTVQAALGETELCATGSGYLVSPGRITKSDGAPYRVFTPFYRAWREHGWRAPADSGPGSARWIDPEDTAENVSARVEVPSATEHLIFDAGEQAARTQWREFVEQGLADYPARRDRPDLDATSVMSAHLKFGTIHPRTMAGDLHSGDDAYLRELAFRDFYAAVLHHWPHSAWQNWNRDFDAIEVDDDEQARQAFDAWKDGRTGFPIVDAGMRQLAATGFMHNRVRMIVASFLVKDLHLPWQWGARWFLDQLIDGDVANNQHGWQWAAGCGTDAAPYFRVFNPELQGARYDPEGAYVRRWVPELADAVNVHKLGTDRPASYPEPIVDHAQERLEALRRFRRLG, from the coding sequence ATGCCCACGCTGCTCTGGTTCCGGCGAGACCTGCGCTGCCACGACCATCCCGCCCTGTTGGAGGCCGCCCAACCCGACGGCGAGGTGCTTGCGTGTTACGTGCTCGATCCGCGGCTGGAGGCGTCCGCGGGCGCACCTCGCCTGCGGTATCTGTATCGGGCGTTGCGCGCGTTGTCCGAGAGCCTCGACGGACGCCTGCTGGTGACCCGCGGCCGGCCGGAAGAACGGATTCCCGCGCTGGCCCGGGCAATCAGCGCCACCTCGGTGCACATATCGCAGGACTACTCGCCGTTCGGGCGGCGGCGCGACGACACGGTGCAGGCGGCCCTCGGTGAAACCGAGCTGTGTGCAACGGGATCGGGCTACCTGGTGTCGCCCGGCCGGATAACCAAATCCGACGGTGCGCCCTATCGGGTCTTCACTCCCTTCTACCGGGCCTGGCGCGAGCACGGCTGGCGCGCGCCGGCGGATTCCGGCCCCGGCTCGGCGCGCTGGATCGACCCCGAGGACACGGCCGAAAACGTCTCCGCCCGAGTCGAAGTCCCTTCTGCCACCGAACACCTGATCTTTGACGCAGGTGAACAGGCGGCCAGGACGCAGTGGCGGGAATTCGTGGAACAAGGATTGGCCGATTACCCGGCCCGTCGCGATCGTCCGGACCTGGACGCCACCAGCGTGATGTCGGCGCACCTCAAGTTCGGCACCATCCACCCGCGGACCATGGCCGGCGATCTTCACTCCGGTGATGACGCCTACTTGCGCGAGCTCGCCTTCCGAGATTTCTACGCGGCAGTGCTGCATCACTGGCCGCACAGCGCCTGGCAGAACTGGAACCGCGATTTCGACGCGATCGAAGTGGATGACGATGAGCAGGCCCGGCAGGCGTTCGACGCGTGGAAGGACGGCCGAACGGGGTTCCCCATCGTCGACGCCGGAATGCGGCAGCTGGCCGCCACCGGGTTCATGCACAACCGGGTGCGCATGATCGTGGCTTCGTTTCTGGTCAAGGATCTGCACCTGCCGTGGCAATGGGGAGCGCGCTGGTTTCTCGACCAGTTGATCGACGGCGATGTGGCCAACAATCAGCACGGGTGGCAGTGGGCAGCCGGTTGCGGCACCGACGCCGCGCCATATTTCCGTGTGTTCAATCCTGAGCTGCAGGGCGCGAGATACGACCCGGAAGGCGCCTACGTCAGGCGTTGGGTACCCGAGCTGGCTGACGCCGTGAACGTGCACAAACTGGGCACCGACCGACCGGCGTCGTATCCGGAACCGATCGTCGACCACGCCCAGGAGCGTCTCGAGGCCCTGCGGAGATTCCGCCGCCTGGGCTGA